DNA from Candidatus Dormiibacterota bacterium:
GACTCGTACGAGGCCGAGGCCGCCTGGTTGAGGAAGATCCCGATGACCATGAACCAGAGCCCTCCGAGATTTCCGCCCTTGACCAGCTCGATCAGTCCCAGGCCCATGAGCCCGAATCCGACCACCGACCCGGCGCGCCCCGCCTTGCGGGTCGCCGAGAGCAGGTTGCCGCTGCGCGCCCACAGCCAGGCGCGCAGGAGGCGGCCGCCGTCGAGCGGGAAGCCGGGAAGGAGGTTGAACAGCCCGAGAACGAGGTTCAGCGCCGACAGATACACCACCAGCTGCCGACCGCCCGGGACGATCGACGGGAGCCCCGACAGCAGAATCGCGTAGAAGACGAAGGCCAGCGCGAAACTGGTCAGGGGCCCGGCGGCGGCGATGCGCACCTCCGACCTCGGGTCGGGCGGCTCCGACGCCATCTCCGACACGCCGCCGAACAGGAAGAGTCGTATGCGCGGAACGGAGACCCCGGCGCGCTGGGCGACGAGGGCGTGCGACAGCTCGTGGACCAGCACCGAGCCGAACAGGAGAAGAGCGGCGGCGACGCCGAGGACCCAGGCGGCACGCCCCTCGATGGGCGGCCGGGCCTGGGGAAAGTAGCCGGTGGCCAGGCTCCAGACGAGCAGAAAGAAGATGATGAGCCAGCTCGGATCGATCATGATCCTGATGCCGGCGATTCTCATCACGTTGAAGCCGCGCATGGGGCCAGTCTAACCCAACGGAAGTCAGGAGAGGGCGTAGCGCTCTAGCAGAGGGTGGAACAGGTGATAACGACGGCTCCCGGCGAGATTGCGCCGGATCGATGCGACGGTGCGCGGGACGTAGTCGAGGTATTCGCACCGGCCCCGGGCGGCGGCCATGTAGCCGAAGGTGCCGAGGTCCTTGATGTTGCGCTGCAGGGCCATGAGGTCGAAATCGCGGCGGAATTCGTCGTCCGGAATGTCGAGAGAGCGGCCGAGATGGTCGATCATCCCGTCCACCAGGGTCTCTTCGAGATCGAGCGATGAGTCGCGCAACAGGGAGGCGGAATCGTAGGTGTAGGGTCCCATGCGGGCGTCCTGGAAATCGATGACGTGCAGCCGACCGCGATGGACCATGAGATTGCGCGACTGGAAGTCCCTGTGGCAGTACACGCGCGGCAGCCGGTCGCACGCCGAGGCCAGATCGGCGTAGAAGGCTCGCAACACCCTCTCGTCATCCGGTCCCGGGGTCATCTTTCTCTGGCCGATGATGTAGTGGCGGTGGAAGTGATCGAGCTCGAACAGGAAGCGGTCGCAGTCGAGTGCGCATGTCGCGGCGAAATCGTCCGGTCGGAGCGCGGCCTGCCCCTTTCTGTGGAGGAGGACGATGAGGTCGCAGGCCTCACGGTAGAGCCGTTCGGCCTCCCCGGAACGCCCCCGACGCCGCCCCGGATCGAGAAGATGCTTCTGCAGGGTGACGTCCCCGAGGTCCTCGGTCAGCACGAGCCCCAGGGACGGGTCGGATCCGAGTATGCGAGGAACGGGTGCTCCAATCGACGCGAGCACCCTGTGATTGCTGAACAGGGGTCCGGCCGGGTTCAAGGGCTCGGGATGGACGATCAGGACGGCGGTCTTCTTCCCGGACGAAACGCGAAAAAACCGCCTGGTGGAGGCGTCTCCGACGATCTCCGCCACCCTGAGCGGGGAGCCGAGGGACTTCTTGAGGAAGGCCAGGGCGGCAGGGGCGATCAGGGCAGGAGCCTGGCCTGTCGCACCCTTCACAAGTTGATCATCCAGCAGCCGCCCAGCCGCTCCATTCTCTGCTTCTTTCCCTGGTATCCCTCGGCCCGCAGGAAGATCTTGTTGGTCAGGCTGACGCCGGCGGGCACGAAGACCCCGGAGGTGACGATGCACTCCGACAGCCGGGATCCATCTCCGACCCGGGCCCCGTCCCAGACCAGGGTCGAGCGTACGGAGCACCCCTTGCCGATCGTCGCCTGCCGGCCGATGATGACTCCCCCCAGGAGGGAGCTCTCCGGGCCGATGCTCGCTCCGCGGGCGAGGAAAGCCGGCGGCTCGATGGCCACCTCCTTCGGGAGGGGGACCCGGTCCAGGTAGACCCCCTCCGAGACCTGGATCGCCGCGAGACCGGGGTCCTTGATGCCACTCAGGAGAGCGAGCGATCCCTCGAGATAGAGACGCGGGTTCCCCAGCTCCTTCCAGAAACCGGTGTGGACGAAACCCTTGATGACCCTCCCGGCGGTGATCAGCCGGGGATAGATATCGCTGTTGATCTCGGATTTCCCGGACGGGATCGCGGCGAAGATGTCCGGTTCAAGAACATGGATGCCTGCGAAGAAATACCTGCCGGTGCCCGGATCCGATGAGCCGGATGGATTCCCGGCGATTCGAACGATCCGGTCGCGCTCGTCCATCTCGACCGTGCTGTAGCCGGACTTCGGGTCCTGCGGTATGAGCACCATGGTCGCCAGCGCAGCCGACTCGCGGTGCTTCTTCAGGGCCGCGGAGAGGTCACAGTCGCCGATGCTGTCGCTGTTGATCATGAAGAAGGGGGCCGACTCCTTGAGGAAGGTCTCGGCCTTCTTCAGGCCGCCCGCCGTGCCGAGGATGACGGGCTCGTCGGAGTAATGGACCTTGACTCCATACTTCTTCCCGTCGCCGACCAGCCCCCTGATCGACTCGGGATGGTAGTGGAGGTTGATCATGGCTTCCTCGACACCGTGACGCGCCAGGTGCTCGAGGACATGGGCGATCATCGGACGATTGATCAATGGAAGGGAGGGCTTGGCACGTTCTTCGGTCAGGGGCCACATGCGCTCCCCCATGCCCGCTGCCAGTATCATCGCCTTCATGATGTTATTTCACCATAAGTCGGCGGCTCGACATTTTCTGAAAGCCGCGCGGGGCGGGCCTGTGGAAAATCAGGGTATGGAAAATTGACCTGATCAGAGTGGGGGTTTTCTTGAGATAAAGACAAGAAATCACCGCGAATAATGGCCACGGATCGTGATCAAATCATTGATCGCCCTGATCAAGATGCCTCGAACACCATGTCCTTCAGCGGCAGACCGCGCGACTTCAGATATTCCTGGTACAGGGCCAGGTAACTCTTCACGATGTAATCCGTTGCTTTATACCCAAGCCTAACGGCGACCTCGTCGATCAGGGGTTTTGCCCCCTCGAGCTCCAGGAAAACCCCGATAGGAGTCTCATCGATCGTGATGATGAGACCCGAGTACTGGTAGACGGCGCGATATTTCTGATAGCGGAACAACGGCCGCATGCCGAGGCGGGAAAGGATCATCGCCACCGTCTCACCCGACGAGATGACGACCTCCATCTCATCGCGCACCTTGGCCCCTCCTTCGACACGCGGGGCCTCCTTGTAGGTGAGGGTCGATTCGCGTTTCAGGATGCGCACGCGCAGCATCGACTGGTTCATCTTGAGAGAGAAGTTGGGAAAGTCGTAGAGCTGGTTGTCCTCGAGCTCGCGCGGGTGGACCTCCTTCGCCCCGATCTGCTTCAGGAGAGCCGGGACCTTCGCCGGATCCTCGACCCGCAGCTTGATCTCGACCTCGGTCTTCTTCATCGATGACCGTCCTCCTCGCCGCCCGTGTACCTTATCATAGGCATCCGTATGGGAAAGACCACCAAGGCGACCCTGGTGTTCCTGGTCCTGTTCATCGGGATCGTGGTCTACCTCAGCACGCGCGTCGCCCACCACGAATGCCGGGTCTGCGTCACCTTCAACGGCCAGACCCTCTGCCGCACAGCCGCCTCGGGTACGGACAAGGCGGCGATCGAGAGCGCCGTGACCAGCGCCTGCAG
Protein-coding regions in this window:
- a CDS encoding site-2 protease family protein, which encodes MRGFNVMRIAGIRIMIDPSWLIIFFLLVWSLATGYFPQARPPIEGRAAWVLGVAAALLLFGSVLVHELSHALVAQRAGVSVPRIRLFLFGGVSEMASEPPDPRSEVRIAAAGPLTSFALAFVFYAILLSGLPSIVPGGRQLVVYLSALNLVLGLFNLLPGFPLDGGRLLRAWLWARSGNLLSATRKAGRAGSVVGFGLMGLGLIELVKGGNLGGLWFMVIGIFLNQAASASYESLLMRDTLSGCRVRQIMTQPVIAVPEHASLDELARDYFFRHPRGSFPVVTGEQFAGMVSLDQLKSVPRDEWVRTPVRQIMTPAARLRPLGPDDQCTAALEAMVRDDVGRLPVVADGRIVGILSRRDVMRLLKIRSDLGS
- a CDS encoding phosphotransferase yields the protein MKGATGQAPALIAPAALAFLKKSLGSPLRVAEIVGDASTRRFFRVSSGKKTAVLIVHPEPLNPAGPLFSNHRVLASIGAPVPRILGSDPSLGLVLTEDLGDVTLQKHLLDPGRRRGRSGEAERLYREACDLIVLLHRKGQAALRPDDFAATCALDCDRFLFELDHFHRHYIIGQRKMTPGPDDERVLRAFYADLASACDRLPRVYCHRDFQSRNLMVHRGRLHVIDFQDARMGPYTYDSASLLRDSSLDLEETLVDGMIDHLGRSLDIPDDEFRRDFDLMALQRNIKDLGTFGYMAAARGRCEYLDYVPRTVASIRRNLAGSRRYHLFHPLLERYALS
- a CDS encoding NDP-sugar synthase; the encoded protein is MKAMILAAGMGERMWPLTEERAKPSLPLINRPMIAHVLEHLARHGVEEAMINLHYHPESIRGLVGDGKKYGVKVHYSDEPVILGTAGGLKKAETFLKESAPFFMINSDSIGDCDLSAALKKHRESAALATMVLIPQDPKSGYSTVEMDERDRIVRIAGNPSGSSDPGTGRYFFAGIHVLEPDIFAAIPSGKSEINSDIYPRLITAGRVIKGFVHTGFWKELGNPRLYLEGSLALLSGIKDPGLAAIQVSEGVYLDRVPLPKEVAIEPPAFLARGASIGPESSLLGGVIIGRQATIGKGCSVRSTLVWDGARVGDGSRLSECIVTSGVFVPAGVSLTNKIFLRAEGYQGKKQRMERLGGCWMINL
- the cyaB gene encoding class IV adenylate cyclase, which produces MKKTEVEIKLRVEDPAKVPALLKQIGAKEVHPRELEDNQLYDFPNFSLKMNQSMLRVRILKRESTLTYKEAPRVEGGAKVRDEMEVVISSGETVAMILSRLGMRPLFRYQKYRAVYQYSGLIITIDETPIGVFLELEGAKPLIDEVAVRLGYKATDYIVKSYLALYQEYLKSRGLPLKDMVFEAS